AGGTAAACGGTATTGTTCAAAAAATCGATGAAGAACAGCAGCAAAAACAGCAAACAGATGAGGAAACTGCTTCAGAACCTTCAGGAGGCACATTTATGCAAATTGTTAATACAGAAGCTGCCTATGTAGAGGGGACTGTCAATGAGCTTGTAAAAGATGAATTAAAAGTAGGTCTTGAAGTTAATGTTGCTAGCAGAAAGGATCCAGAACAAACATGGCCTGGGAAGATTACAGAGATCGGCAAGCTACCTGTAGAACAGTCCGAAGAGGATGCAGAAATGGACATGTATTCTGAAGATCCTAGCAATCCAAACGCTTCAAAATACCCGTTCAAAGTCGAGCTGGAGAACCATGAAGGGCTGGAATTTGGTTATCATGTATTTATTGACTTAGCTCAAGAAGGCGCTAAAGGGGAAGAAATAGTACTGCCAATAGAATATATCGTGCAGGATGAAGAAAAACCGTATGTCTGGAAAGTTAAAGATGAAGCACTTGTTAAACAAGAGGTTGAATTGGGAGAAGAAAGAGAAGATGGCATGATGATCGTAGTGAAAAAGGGACTGAAGGCCGACGATTACATTCTATTCCCGGAAGATTCATTAAAAGAGGGAAAGAAGGTTACAATTGATGATTCAATTGAAGAAGATTTCTAAATCCTATAAACAAGGAAAAGAACAAGTCCCGGTTCTACATAACATTGATCTAACCATTGAGCAAGGGGAATATGTGTCAATTATGGGGCCTTCGGGATCGGGAAAATCTACGATCATGAATATTATTGGTTGTTTGGATATACCTACTTCTGGAGAATATACGCTTGAAGGGATGGATATGCTCGCAGGCAAGAATAATGAGCTGGCGACAATCCGCAATCGTTTTATCGGTTTTGTGTTTCAAAGCTTTAATTTACTACCTCGTTTATCAGCGTTAGAAAATGTAGAGCTCCCACTGATCTATGCGAAAGTTGGTAAAAAAGAGCGAAGAGAACGGGCAATTGAAGCTCTTGAAAAGGTAGGTTTAGGGGATCGGCTTTATTTTAAGCCGACCCAGCTCTCGGGTGGACAAAAGCAACGGGTGGCAATTGCAAGAGCGATTGTCAACAATCCAAAATTTGTGCTGGCTGATGAGCCGACTGGAGCACTTGATTCTAAATCAGGTGAGCAAGTGATGGAAATTTTTACAAATCTTAATAAAGAGGGAGTAACGGTTGTTTTAGTGACACATGAGCAGGAAATAGCTGTGTATACAAATCGAACCATTTTCCTTCGTGACGGCCGGATTCTTAAGGATGAAAGGAGAGCAGTCCATGCTTGATAATATTAAACTTTCTTTCCAGTCCATCTTTGCCCATAAAATGCGGTCCATCTTAACAATGCTTGGAGTGATCATTGGTATTGCAGCGATTATTGCTATTGTCTCTATGATTGAGGGGCAGAAAGAAAGCTTAAAGTCTGAAGTGATTGGGACTGGCAACAACTCGGTTACAGTCATGTTTCAATCGGACAGTGCTGTTGACATGATGTCGGGAGAATATATTGGCGATGTAGAGGAGGATCCGAAGCCGGATGTATTGTTACCTGTATCGCAAGAACGTTTGCAAGAAGCAGCTGATTTAGATGTCGTAAAGAATGTTGCACTTTTTTATCAAAATTATGCAGAAGTGTTCCATCTAAACAACTATTTGAATGCAGAAATTTATGCGACAGATGAACGATATTTGACATCTTTTCCAATAAATATTTTAGAAGGTAGAAAAATAACTTCTTTAGAATATGATAAAGGTCATCAGGTAGCAATAATCAATGAAGAGATGAGAGATAGCCTATTTCCAGAAGATGGCATGGCCGTCAATAAAGTTATTGAGGTGAATGCTGTTCCATTTCGAGTAGTAGGAGTCTATGTAGATCAGAAAGTTAATGAAGATAGTATGTGGATGATGGATGAAAGTGAAGGGAAAATGCTAATTCCCAAAGCTGCCTGGCCTCATTTGGGTAGCTTTAACGACTTGCCACAAGCCCTTGTACAGGCCAAACGTTCGGATGATATAGAGAAAGCAGGACAAGCAGTGGCTGATGTATTGAACCAAGACATCCCAGCTGAGTCTACCTGGCACTACAGTATTCCAAATGTAGATGAGATTATCGGCGATATTGAAGAAGTCAATCGTTCCTTTACTATGCTTTTAGGTGGAATAGCCAGTATCTCCCTGCTAGTGGGGGGAATTGGCGTGATGAATATTATGCTTGTATCAGTAACAGAAAGAACCCGTGAAATTGGTATTAAAAAGGCCTTAGGAGCAAAGCGGGGGATAATTCTAGCCCAGTTTTTGACAGAAGCCGCTGTTTTGACAAGTATTGGAGGAGTAGTTGGTATTTTATTGGGAGTAGGAACAGCAAAAGCGATTTCCCACTTTGCTAAACTTCCATTTGCTATACCCGTTCCAGCGATCATCGGTTCTGTGTTGTTTTCCATGATTATTGGGATTGTATTTGGCCTGCTTCCATCTATGAAGGCAGCCAAAATGAAACCTATTGATGCACTGCGTTATGAATAATAGAATATTTATGATAATAAGCAGCATTACCTAATCCATGTTAATGCTGCTTTTTTTTGTAAGAAAAGAAAGCAAGATCTGTGTAATTTCTGTTATATTTGTTATTATAATAGGTTTCTAGTAGGTAAACAATTGTTGCAATGATTAAAAGTTGGTTATAATATAATGTTTAGCACATGAAGTATAGAAAGTTATTACTGAATTTTTAATCGGAAATAAAAGTATTATGTAGGTATCTAAGCTAAAAACTTGTTCCTAAACTGGTTATCTACTTATATGGTCATAGCAATTATCATAATAATTTGATCAAAGGTAAAATATTCTGAATTTTATTTATAAATAATAAGGGGATTATTATTAATTAAATCTAGTTGTAAAGATGGCTGTCTGAATGATATAGAACCTAATAAGTTATATGTATAGAACTCATTGTTTAATAAAGGAGGAAAGAAATGGCGTATAAATTTAAGGATAATACGTTTATTACAGATATAAGTCAGTTTGATGCAAAAGGAGTAGGGAGAGCAGTCATTCACCGTGAAAACAAGCAAGGTAAAGGGAAAAAACAGCACATCACTATCCCTTACACACTTCCTGGAGAAAGAGTTCAAGCGACACTCGTCCCTCCGTATCGAAAAAGGATCGTCAAGCTAGATGATATTATCGAAGCACATCCAGAACGTATAGAGCCAGCATGCCCTCATTTTGGTCGATGTGGCGGCTGTTCTTGGCAGCATATATCCTATGAAGCCCAATTGAATGAAAAAACATTACAAGTAAAACAGCTATTAGAAGAACAGCAGTTTGATTCATCTGTCGTACAGCCGATAATTGTTGCGGATGATGCATGGCATTATCGCAATAAAATGGAATTTACATTTAATAAAGATGGCGAGCTTGGTTTGCATGAAAAGGATAATTATAGAAAGATTATTCCGCTGGAAACATGCATGATTGCAAGTCCGGAAATGGTGGCTGCAACGATGGAGGTAGCGAATTGGACCAAAGAGCACCAATTATCAGGTTATGATAAAGAAACAAAAGATGGTCTCTTGCGACATTTAATGGTTCGACATTCGCAAGCAACTGGAGAAATGATGCTCGCCCTATTTGCAACCGAAAGTGCTGATCAATACTCTGCTTTGTCAGACCTCATTCAACGCATAAAGGAGAAGTATCCTTATGTAAAAAGTTTGCTTTGGTTGGAAAACCGGGATATTGCCGACAAAGTACAGGCACAACAGGGGCAAATTTTATTGGGGCGCGATTTTATCTATG
This genomic interval from Virgibacillus pantothenticus contains the following:
- a CDS encoding efflux RND transporter periplasmic adaptor subunit, yielding MSNKKKIILTIAITLVVLGGVGGYFFFTRGTGTAIEEGLMPMMVSDFSGEMSSGSELFAGVVEPKETQKIMLEPERGKVKEIFVKEGDEVKKGDKLFSYHNPEGQMLLKEKAIDLEMANITINQKSKEVDSLRKQLSKAEDEEKGDIREQLNQAEIDLKVANLDAQKARMMHEEEQKKVNNNIVTAKVNGIVQKIDEEQQQKQQTDEETASEPSGGTFMQIVNTEAAYVEGTVNELVKDELKVGLEVNVASRKDPEQTWPGKITEIGKLPVEQSEEDAEMDMYSEDPSNPNASKYPFKVELENHEGLEFGYHVFIDLAQEGAKGEEIVLPIEYIVQDEEKPYVWKVKDEALVKQEVELGEEREDGMMIVVKKGLKADDYILFPEDSLKEGKKVTIDDSIEEDF
- a CDS encoding ABC transporter ATP-binding protein encodes the protein MIQLKKISKSYKQGKEQVPVLHNIDLTIEQGEYVSIMGPSGSGKSTIMNIIGCLDIPTSGEYTLEGMDMLAGKNNELATIRNRFIGFVFQSFNLLPRLSALENVELPLIYAKVGKKERRERAIEALEKVGLGDRLYFKPTQLSGGQKQRVAIARAIVNNPKFVLADEPTGALDSKSGEQVMEIFTNLNKEGVTVVLVTHEQEIAVYTNRTIFLRDGRILKDERRAVHA
- a CDS encoding ABC transporter permease, which codes for MLDNIKLSFQSIFAHKMRSILTMLGVIIGIAAIIAIVSMIEGQKESLKSEVIGTGNNSVTVMFQSDSAVDMMSGEYIGDVEEDPKPDVLLPVSQERLQEAADLDVVKNVALFYQNYAEVFHLNNYLNAEIYATDERYLTSFPINILEGRKITSLEYDKGHQVAIINEEMRDSLFPEDGMAVNKVIEVNAVPFRVVGVYVDQKVNEDSMWMMDESEGKMLIPKAAWPHLGSFNDLPQALVQAKRSDDIEKAGQAVADVLNQDIPAESTWHYSIPNVDEIIGDIEEVNRSFTMLLGGIASISLLVGGIGVMNIMLVSVTERTREIGIKKALGAKRGIILAQFLTEAAVLTSIGGVVGILLGVGTAKAISHFAKLPFAIPVPAIIGSVLFSMIIGIVFGLLPSMKAAKMKPIDALRYE
- the rlmD gene encoding 23S rRNA (uracil(1939)-C(5))-methyltransferase RlmD, whose protein sequence is MAYKFKDNTFITDISQFDAKGVGRAVIHRENKQGKGKKQHITIPYTLPGERVQATLVPPYRKRIVKLDDIIEAHPERIEPACPHFGRCGGCSWQHISYEAQLNEKTLQVKQLLEEQQFDSSVVQPIIVADDAWHYRNKMEFTFNKDGELGLHEKDNYRKIIPLETCMIASPEMVAATMEVANWTKEHQLSGYDKETKDGLLRHLMVRHSQATGEMMLALFATESADQYSALSDLIQRIKEKYPYVKSLLWLENRDIADKVQAQQGQILLGRDFIYDELAGYRYRLWYDTFFQTNPVQAEKLVELALEMAQPKGTEKMIDLFCGVGTFSLPFASRVSQLAGIEIVETSIESAKRNASDNGVHNTWFLARDARLGLMEVLELFENPDLLLLDPPRSGAGGKVMRRIARSKPKRIVYVSCNPKTFVSDIKELIPFDYHLETVQPVDLFPQTYHVECVSLLQRETI